From Vicinamibacteria bacterium, the proteins below share one genomic window:
- a CDS encoding glutamate dehydrogenase (converts 2-oxoglutarate to glutamate; in Escherichia coli this enzyme plays a role in glutamate synthesis when the cell is under energy restriction; uses NADPH; forms a homohexamer): MPSTPEAVERFVDRRILFGPGKAANAGGVAVSGLEMAQNSMRYSWTREEVDQRLQILMRSIHAACVEAAERFGTPHNYVNGANIAGFLKVADAMLDQGLV, encoded by the coding sequence ATGCCGTCTACGCCCGAAGCGGTGGAGCGCTTCGTGGACCGGCGTATTCTTTTTGGCCCGGGCAAAGCGGCCAACGCTGGCGGAGTCGCGGTTTCCGGCCTGGAGATGGCGCAGAACAGCATGCGTTACAGCTGGACCCGCGAAGAGGTCGACCAGAGACTCCAGATCCTGATGAGGAGTATCCACGCCGCCTGCGTGGAAGCCGCGGAGCGATTCGGCACGCCTCACAACTACGTGAACGGCGCCAACATCGCCGGCTTTCTCAAGGTAGCGGATGCGATGCTGGATCAGGGGCTGGTCTAG
- a CDS encoding PIN domain-containing protein, with translation MIVADTGAVVALIDRDDAHHRALLALFKKDPYQWLLPWAILPEVDYLLTSYVGIDAEREFVSDIANGSFRTDWGVDEDLRRADELNRQYKDLKLGLVDTIVMAIAERTRADAIATIDERHFGAVLLEGAPRLLPRDL, from the coding sequence ATGATCGTCGCCGATACCGGAGCCGTCGTGGCCCTCATCGATCGGGACGACGCACATCACCGAGCTCTCCTCGCGCTCTTCAAGAAGGACCCCTACCAGTGGCTGTTGCCATGGGCGATCTTGCCCGAGGTCGACTACTTGCTAACGAGCTACGTTGGCATCGATGCTGAACGGGAGTTCGTCTCCGACATCGCGAACGGATCGTTTCGCACGGACTGGGGCGTGGACGAAGACCTCCGACGAGCCGACGAGCTCAACCGCCAATACAAAGACTTGAAGCTGGGGCTCGTCGACACGATCGTCATGGCCATTGCCGAGCGGACTCGTGCGGACGCCATCGCAACCATCGACGAGCGGCATTTCGGCGCCGTGCTCCTCGAAGGTGCGCCCCGCTTGCTGCCTCGGGATCTCTAG
- a CDS encoding ribbon-helix-helix protein, CopG family, with amino-acid sequence MALIKTTVYLTDREYSRLKELAREQNRPAAELVREAVAEYARHHGPRRAPRSLGAGHSGRGDISERAEELLDGLGR; translated from the coding sequence ATGGCACTCATCAAGACCACCGTGTATCTGACGGATCGTGAGTACAGCCGGCTCAAGGAGTTAGCCCGCGAACAGAATCGGCCTGCCGCCGAGCTGGTGCGCGAAGCCGTGGCCGAATACGCGCGTCACCACGGACCGCGCCGGGCTCCTAGAAGTCTCGGTGCCGGGCACAGCGGAAGAGGCGATATCAGCGAGCGCGCCGAGGAGCTGCTCGACGGTTTGGGTCGATGA
- a CDS encoding PEP/pyruvate-binding domain-containing protein, giving the protein MSYYNSPVPGRLAIPVDELSPRSRRFLGFQDLMQQRVQDVLLVATFYDYYTLSQDGRLNEQFLSEFLELNLRHTPNITRVFTGKEAVALARQSYRYNLIITSIELADMNVLQLVAALRREGIQTPVILLAYDRRGLQEFVARNDMSSVERTFLWQGDVRILLAIVKYMEDRMNVEHDVGVVGVPAIILVEDNIRYYSSFLPVIYTELVKHSQSLMPEGLNLSDKLMRIRARPKILLCTDYEEAIGYFERYSDEILGIISDVQFPRGGKPSRDAGAQLAQAVRQARPDLPIMLQSSHPENEALAQSVGASFLLKGSPRLLNQVRRFMVESLRIGDFVFRLPDGMEVGRASDLKTLEHLLETVPAESIAYHGKRNDFSNWLKARTEFALADKLRPRKVSEFASLEDLREMVVEAIAEYRMERNRGEVVDFDRASFDATASFYRIGGGSLGGKARGLAFIAKLLNQYDIDRFFPGVNISVPTSVVLGTEVFDRFIEDNGLADFALQCDSDEDLLRRFRRTWFHRELKKDLKAFLTRHQYPLAVRSSSLLEDSQFQPFAGVYETYMLPNDHPRIDVRLEQLLYAVKRVYASTFSARAKAFFDATQYRLEEEKMAVIVQKVVGSPHGPRFYPDFSGVARSCDFYARPPAKSQDGIAAVALGLGKTVMEGGACVRFSPKYPRHLLEASSVRSLLENSQRQFYAVDIGPRPRADSAGVHPWDLSAAAEDGTLSLLASTYSPENDAVYDGVSRTGIRIVTLASILKHDAFPLAEILEILLEISKRGTSSDVELEFAVDLTSTPTGKREFGFLQLRPLALTGELDDVVIGELDPDTVLCRSQSVLGHGLLRNLYDAVVVDYHRFERSESRKTAEVVSRLNAGLRSEGRPYVLIGVGRWGSNEPTLGIPVTWPQIAGARVIVEAGFRDHHVSPSQGTHFFQNLSSNNVGYFTVNPEAGEGYLDWTWLAAQPARFEDGAVRHVRLDAPLFVKMDGKKREGVILKPGLGEAHR; this is encoded by the coding sequence ATGAGCTACTATAATTCACCCGTGCCCGGACGACTCGCCATCCCGGTAGACGAGCTCTCTCCCCGCTCGCGACGCTTCCTCGGCTTCCAGGACTTGATGCAGCAAAGGGTGCAGGATGTTCTGCTCGTCGCCACCTTCTATGACTACTACACCCTCTCGCAGGATGGACGTCTCAACGAACAATTCCTCAGCGAGTTCCTCGAGCTCAACCTCCGCCATACGCCCAACATAACCCGGGTGTTCACGGGTAAGGAGGCCGTCGCGCTGGCACGCCAGTCTTATCGATACAACCTCATCATCACCTCCATCGAGCTCGCGGACATGAACGTGCTCCAGCTCGTCGCTGCGCTCCGTCGCGAGGGAATCCAGACTCCCGTAATTCTCCTGGCTTACGATCGACGGGGGCTCCAGGAGTTCGTCGCGCGAAACGACATGTCCTCGGTCGAACGGACTTTCCTGTGGCAGGGTGACGTCCGGATCCTGCTCGCCATCGTCAAGTACATGGAAGACCGGATGAACGTCGAGCACGACGTAGGCGTCGTGGGGGTTCCCGCCATCATACTCGTCGAAGACAACATCCGGTACTACTCGTCGTTCCTTCCGGTGATTTACACCGAGCTGGTCAAGCACTCGCAGAGTCTGATGCCCGAGGGTCTCAACCTCTCCGACAAGCTCATGCGGATTCGTGCGCGCCCCAAGATTCTCCTCTGCACCGACTACGAGGAGGCCATCGGATATTTCGAACGGTACTCCGACGAGATCCTGGGCATCATCTCCGACGTCCAGTTTCCCCGCGGCGGCAAGCCCAGCCGCGACGCGGGCGCCCAACTCGCCCAGGCGGTCCGCCAAGCTCGGCCGGATCTTCCCATCATGTTGCAATCGAGCCATCCGGAGAACGAGGCGTTGGCGCAGTCGGTAGGAGCGTCGTTTCTCTTGAAGGGCTCCCCTCGCCTTCTGAACCAGGTACGACGCTTCATGGTCGAAAGCCTGAGGATCGGTGATTTCGTGTTTCGCCTTCCCGACGGGATGGAAGTGGGAAGGGCGTCGGACCTGAAGACGCTCGAGCATCTGCTCGAAACCGTTCCCGCCGAGAGCATCGCCTACCACGGCAAGCGCAACGACTTCTCCAACTGGCTCAAGGCCCGCACCGAGTTCGCGCTCGCGGACAAGCTGCGTCCTCGCAAGGTGTCGGAGTTCGCCTCGCTCGAGGACTTGCGAGAAATGGTCGTCGAAGCCATTGCCGAGTATCGAATGGAGCGAAACCGCGGCGAGGTCGTCGATTTCGATCGTGCGAGCTTCGACGCGACGGCAAGCTTCTACCGCATCGGCGGGGGCTCGCTCGGGGGCAAGGCTCGAGGGCTCGCTTTCATTGCCAAGCTTCTCAATCAATATGACATCGACCGCTTCTTTCCCGGCGTGAATATCTCCGTTCCCACATCGGTCGTCCTGGGAACCGAGGTGTTCGATCGATTCATCGAAGACAACGGGTTGGCCGACTTCGCCCTTCAGTGCGATTCCGACGAGGATCTCCTCCGGCGGTTCCGGAGGACGTGGTTTCACCGCGAGCTGAAGAAGGACCTCAAGGCTTTTCTCACAAGACACCAGTACCCCCTCGCGGTGCGCTCCTCGAGCCTGCTCGAGGACTCCCAGTTTCAACCCTTTGCCGGCGTGTATGAGACCTATATGCTTCCGAACGATCACCCGCGGATCGATGTCCGGCTCGAGCAGCTCCTCTACGCGGTGAAACGCGTCTACGCCTCGACGTTCTCCGCGAGGGCGAAGGCATTCTTCGACGCCACCCAGTATCGGCTGGAGGAGGAGAAAATGGCGGTGATCGTCCAGAAGGTGGTCGGATCTCCGCACGGCCCGAGGTTCTATCCCGATTTTTCCGGCGTCGCCCGTTCCTGTGATTTCTACGCGAGGCCGCCAGCCAAGAGCCAGGATGGAATCGCCGCCGTGGCCCTCGGCCTGGGAAAGACGGTGATGGAGGGCGGGGCATGCGTTCGCTTTTCGCCGAAGTATCCGCGCCATCTCCTCGAGGCTTCCTCGGTCCGGTCCCTCTTGGAGAACTCCCAGCGGCAATTCTACGCCGTCGACATCGGCCCGAGGCCTCGAGCCGATTCTGCGGGCGTGCATCCATGGGATCTATCGGCAGCCGCAGAGGATGGAACCCTGTCGCTTCTCGCGTCGACCTACTCCCCCGAGAACGACGCGGTCTACGACGGCGTCTCGCGAACGGGAATCCGGATCGTCACTCTCGCTTCCATCCTCAAGCATGATGCTTTTCCGCTTGCGGAAATCCTCGAAATACTCCTCGAAATCTCCAAGCGGGGAACCAGCTCGGATGTGGAGCTCGAGTTTGCCGTCGATCTGACGTCCACTCCCACGGGGAAGCGAGAGTTCGGCTTCCTGCAACTTCGCCCCCTCGCCCTCACCGGCGAGCTGGACGATGTCGTCATCGGAGAGCTTGACCCGGATACCGTTCTCTGCCGGAGCCAGAGCGTTCTCGGGCACGGCCTGCTGCGAAATCTCTACGACGCCGTGGTCGTGGACTATCACCGTTTCGAGAGATCCGAGAGCCGGAAGACCGCCGAGGTCGTGTCCCGGCTCAACGCCGGCCTGCGCTCCGAAGGACGGCCTTACGTCCTGATCGGCGTGGGTCGCTGGGGCTCCAACGAGCCAACGCTCGGGATTCCCGTCACCTGGCCGCAGATCGCCGGGGCTCGCGTCATCGTGGAAGCCGGCTTTCGCGACCATCACGTCTCACCGTCTCAAGGGACGCATTTCTTTCAGAACTTGAGCTCGAACAACGTCGGCTACTTCACCGTCAACCCCGAAGCGGGTGAGGGATATCTCGACTGGACCTGGCTCGCGGCGCAGCCGGCACGGTTCGAGGACGGAGCCGTTCGGCACGTGCGCCTGGATGCTCCCCTGTTCGTGAAGATGGACGGGAAGAAGCGTGAAGGCGTGATCCTCAAGCCGGGGCTCGGGGAAGCTCACCGGTAA
- a CDS encoding enoyl-CoA hydratase family protein, giving the protein MQGKNLEPKHFRWEIQGPVATITLSRPERKNPLTFEIYAELRDTFLQLVEVDDVRGIVIAGDGGNFCSGGDVHEIIGPLTKMDMKGLLRFTRMTGDLVKAMRRAPQPIVAAVDGVCVGAGAILAMASDLRLSTPESKTAFLFTRVGLAGCDMGACAMLPRIIGQGRAAELLFTGRTMSGTEAERWGFYNRLCSSETLVKEAQELALSLASGPSFAHMMTKTQLDQEWAMSLETAIEAEAQAQAICMQTSDFERAYRAFVSKQKPEFEGK; this is encoded by the coding sequence TTGCAGGGAAAGAATCTGGAGCCGAAGCACTTCCGATGGGAGATCCAGGGTCCGGTGGCGACGATCACGCTGTCGCGTCCGGAACGGAAGAATCCCCTGACCTTCGAGATCTACGCGGAGCTCCGTGACACGTTTCTCCAATTGGTCGAAGTCGATGACGTACGGGGTATCGTCATCGCCGGCGATGGGGGGAATTTCTGCTCCGGAGGAGACGTCCACGAGATCATCGGGCCACTCACGAAGATGGACATGAAAGGCCTGCTTCGCTTCACCCGGATGACGGGCGACCTGGTGAAGGCGATGCGTCGCGCCCCCCAGCCCATCGTCGCCGCCGTCGACGGCGTTTGCGTCGGGGCCGGGGCGATCCTGGCGATGGCCAGCGATCTCCGACTCTCGACTCCCGAGAGCAAGACCGCTTTTCTTTTCACCCGGGTCGGGCTCGCCGGATGTGACATGGGAGCTTGCGCGATGCTTCCCCGTATCATCGGCCAGGGACGCGCCGCGGAGCTCCTGTTCACCGGGCGAACGATGAGCGGGACCGAAGCCGAGCGCTGGGGGTTTTACAATCGGCTGTGCTCGTCCGAGACCCTCGTGAAGGAAGCCCAGGAGCTGGCCCTCTCGCTCGCATCGGGACCCAGTTTCGCTCACATGATGACCAAGACCCAGCTCGACCAGGAATGGGCGATGAGCCTCGAGACGGCGATCGAGGCCGAGGCCCAGGCACAGGCCATCTGCATGCAGACGTCGGACTTCGAGAGGGCCTACCGTGCTTTTGTGAGCAAACAGAAGCCCGAGTTCGAGGGGAAGTGA
- a CDS encoding acyl-CoA dehydrogenase family protein, which produces MSHLEWPFFDERHRLLDQRMAAWIPSGLGSIDDTADERRTCARLVKALAAGGFLAPSDVRSLCLLRERLAHHHGLADFAFAIQGLGSAPIDVFGSEALKERYLPGTRNGERIAAFALSEPDAGSDVGAISTRAERSADEYVLNGVKTWISNGGLADYYVVFARSEETRGTKGLSAFVVEANDPGFHIAEEIEVVAPHPLATLAFENCRLPAHRLVGQPGQGFEIAMATLDIFRSTVGAAALGFARRALDEAMARVESRVQFGQKLADFQLVQAKLADMTTAIDASALLVYRAAWLKDRGAGRVTKESSMAKMYATEAAQRVVDDAVQLFGAAGVVRGSVVERLYREVRALRIYEGTTEIHKLILARQTRAEYSRR; this is translated from the coding sequence ATGTCGCACCTCGAATGGCCCTTCTTCGACGAGCGACACCGGCTTCTGGACCAACGCATGGCCGCCTGGATTCCCTCAGGCCTCGGCTCCATCGACGATACCGCGGACGAACGGCGAACCTGCGCCCGGCTCGTGAAGGCCCTCGCCGCCGGGGGCTTTCTCGCTCCTTCAGACGTGCGCTCGCTGTGTCTTCTTCGCGAACGACTCGCTCATCATCATGGTCTGGCGGACTTCGCTTTCGCGATACAGGGTCTCGGCAGCGCCCCCATCGACGTTTTCGGATCCGAAGCCCTCAAGGAACGATACCTTCCCGGAACCCGCAACGGTGAGCGAATCGCGGCCTTCGCTCTATCCGAGCCCGACGCGGGATCCGACGTGGGAGCCATCTCGACCCGGGCCGAGCGATCGGCCGACGAATACGTCCTCAACGGAGTCAAGACCTGGATCTCGAACGGCGGTCTGGCCGACTATTACGTCGTCTTCGCCCGAAGCGAGGAGACTCGCGGTACGAAAGGCCTGAGCGCCTTCGTGGTGGAGGCGAACGACCCCGGGTTTCACATTGCCGAGGAAATCGAGGTCGTGGCCCCGCACCCACTTGCCACTCTGGCGTTCGAGAACTGCCGCCTGCCGGCGCATCGCCTGGTAGGCCAGCCGGGACAGGGTTTCGAGATCGCGATGGCGACCCTGGACATCTTCCGCTCCACCGTGGGTGCCGCCGCTCTCGGCTTCGCCCGTCGCGCCCTCGACGAAGCGATGGCCCGCGTCGAGAGTCGAGTCCAGTTCGGCCAGAAGCTGGCCGACTTCCAGCTGGTGCAGGCGAAGCTCGCCGACATGACGACGGCCATCGACGCCTCGGCTCTTCTCGTCTATCGAGCGGCCTGGCTCAAGGATCGAGGCGCCGGGCGAGTGACCAAGGAATCATCGATGGCGAAGATGTACGCGACCGAGGCCGCCCAGCGCGTCGTCGACGACGCCGTACAGCTCTTCGGCGCCGCCGGAGTCGTGAGGGGAAGCGTGGTCGAGAGGCTCTACCGTGAAGTTCGAGCGCTTCGAATCTACGAAGGCACCACGGAGATCCACAAGCTCATTCTCGCGCGTCAGACCCGTGCCGAATACTCGCGGCGATGA
- a CDS encoding AMP-binding protein, producing MTIPTGKTAHTDPFVRDHLPPKDDWPVLLFELPELAYPPQVNVASELLDAHVIAGRGDAPCLVTDTEVWSYGRLYEEANRIAAVLVDELGLVPGNRVLLRAPNTPLMVASWMAVAKAGGIVVATMPLLRRREIELIAQKARVELALCDARLSEEIASVAALTRIVTFEELSRRAKTRPPHFANVATAVDDPVLIAFTSGTTGPPKGCVHFHRDLLASADSFFKRTLPCDAGDVFTGSPPIAFTFGLGMHVVFPMRIGASTVLIEKPSPEAMIESTARHRVSVLSTAPTAYRAMLPLVRSKDLSSLRHCVSAGETLPLPTAQAWEEATGLRAIDGIGSTEMFHIFISAAGKDIRMGATGKPVYGYEARVFDDSLSPLPPGTVGRLGVRGPTGCRYLEDERQKEYVQNGWNFTGDAYLVDEDGYFWFQARVDDMIISAGYNISGPEVEEALLAHDAVADCACVASPDPERGNVVKAFVVLAEGHDPNDSLANELKEFVKARIAPYKYPRKVAFVESLPRTETGKIQRFKLRELESERKGP from the coding sequence ATGACGATTCCCACTGGAAAGACGGCTCACACGGATCCATTCGTCCGCGATCATCTTCCCCCGAAAGACGACTGGCCCGTTCTCCTGTTCGAGCTCCCCGAGCTCGCCTACCCTCCGCAAGTCAACGTCGCCTCGGAGCTCCTGGACGCGCATGTGATCGCCGGACGAGGTGACGCGCCCTGTCTCGTCACCGACACGGAGGTCTGGTCCTACGGCCGGCTCTACGAAGAGGCCAATCGAATCGCAGCCGTGCTGGTCGACGAGCTGGGACTGGTGCCGGGGAATCGCGTCTTGCTCCGCGCGCCGAACACCCCTTTGATGGTTGCCTCCTGGATGGCGGTGGCGAAAGCGGGGGGAATCGTCGTGGCAACCATGCCGCTCTTGAGGAGGCGGGAGATCGAGCTCATCGCTCAAAAGGCGAGAGTCGAGCTCGCCCTTTGCGACGCCCGTTTGAGCGAGGAGATCGCGTCGGTCGCCGCGCTGACGCGTATCGTCACCTTCGAGGAGCTTTCGAGGCGGGCGAAGACGAGACCTCCCCACTTCGCGAACGTGGCCACCGCGGTCGACGACCCGGTGCTGATCGCTTTCACTTCGGGCACCACCGGTCCCCCCAAAGGATGCGTTCACTTCCACCGCGATCTCCTCGCATCGGCCGACAGCTTCTTCAAACGGACATTGCCGTGCGATGCAGGCGACGTTTTCACCGGTTCGCCCCCGATCGCGTTTACCTTCGGTCTCGGGATGCACGTGGTATTCCCCATGAGGATCGGCGCGAGCACGGTGCTCATCGAGAAGCCGTCTCCCGAGGCGATGATCGAGAGTACCGCTCGCCATCGGGTAAGTGTTCTCTCGACCGCTCCGACCGCCTATCGCGCGATGCTGCCGCTGGTCCGGAGCAAGGATCTCTCGAGCCTCCGGCATTGCGTCTCGGCGGGCGAGACCCTTCCCCTGCCAACCGCTCAGGCCTGGGAAGAAGCTACCGGCCTCAGAGCGATCGACGGCATCGGATCCACGGAGATGTTTCATATTTTCATCAGTGCCGCCGGCAAAGACATCCGGATGGGGGCGACCGGCAAACCCGTTTACGGTTACGAGGCTCGGGTCTTCGACGACTCCCTGAGCCCGCTTCCGCCGGGAACGGTCGGCCGACTCGGGGTCCGCGGCCCGACCGGCTGCCGCTACCTCGAAGACGAGCGCCAGAAAGAGTACGTGCAAAACGGCTGGAATTTCACCGGCGACGCCTACCTCGTCGACGAGGACGGCTATTTCTGGTTCCAGGCCCGCGTGGACGACATGATCATCTCCGCCGGCTACAACATCTCGGGGCCGGAGGTCGAAGAGGCGCTCCTGGCCCATGACGCCGTGGCCGATTGCGCCTGCGTCGCCTCGCCCGATCCCGAGCGAGGCAATGTCGTCAAGGCCTTCGTCGTCCTCGCAGAGGGGCACGACCCGAACGACTCTCTGGCGAATGAGCTCAAAGAGTTCGTCAAAGCGCGCATCGCCCCGTACAAGTATCCGCGCAAAGTTGCGTTCGTCGAAAGCTTGCCCCGCACCGAGACCGGCAAGATCCAGCGGTTCAAGTTGAGAGAGCTCGAATCGGAGAGGAAGGGCCCATGA